The window CGAGTGTTTTTGTAATAGTCCTTAGTCTGTTTGGAATTGCTTATGTACGAAACATTTGTGATTTGTGCTTTATTTGTATCAACATAATTTGTCCAATCCGAAGAATACCAAAAATGACCAACACTATAAGCAACAGTTTTGATCATCTAAAAGCGTTTTTAACCGTTGTATAAGCAGATTGGGAGCATGCCTCTTTATTCaatgaaatagaaaaagaaaaacttaaagTTCGGGAAACAAATTGGACGGCaggttttactttttttttttttggtcaagggAAAGATTTTATTCCAACCAAAACACAAACTTATAAATAGACAAGGGTCCAACTACACCTATACACAACCAAAAAGGGCCTaaacagaaagaaaacaacaaaaacagaaaatgaGCCCAAAACCTAAGAACATCTTAGAAGCATCACTGCCTTCTCCACCGACGATCCAAGGAATTGTCAACCATCCGATTCCCCGACAATCGCCAATCATCTTCTTCACTGACGTCTCATGCGCACAACCATAAGTTATGGGTAACTGGCATCCAAGCGAGAGAGGCCAATCAccagttggaagctcagaacaagtCCCGAGCAACACTGCCGCAAGCAGCAAACACAATGGAGAACATGGTGGTGTGGAACAAACTCGAGCCGGTCCAAGCGCCGGAACTCTACACAAGATCTCGACAAAAGACATGGTTGAAAAACAAAGTAAGGAAGAATCAGGAAGAAGAGAACCCACAAAGTTGGAGGAATTGAAAAGGCCGAATTGAAAATTGGGGAGAACCAACAGTAGATGTAggcagtggcggagccaggaaTCTTACCACAAGGGGTCATAAtgtaaaagttcaaaaaaaaatttaggatggaaaaacattttgaaaatgaaatcatagtagtttcattcataattcataacggaaacaatattacaagctataattgtccacgacgaggtttcatattttgaaaacgaagcattatagcttcattttcaatacaagcaaaaatatctctctcaatataaacaagcaagctatcactcaaccattgatctcccattttgttcctAAGTGGACCCTTAACAATATTCATGACAGAAGCTCTCTCCACTGAAGCAGTTGCAACTGGTCAAACTAAAGACAATGTAATGAGCAAATATACATAGTTGAATACTTGATGCATCCttgtctccaccattttttttgcaagatcaccaatcccttccaattgagagaaatCACTACTGGAACGCACATAatgaataaaaatctcaagttgatcttcaagtgccAAATGATCCTCATCCGAAAAGTCTTGAGGATAAAATTGAGCAAGACGAAGTAACTTTGGTTTATCAAAAGCTACAAATGAATCTTTCGGACTCAAACATGCCAAACAAATAAGCAACTCTGTATTTACCTCATTAAAGCAATCCTCTAACTCCGTAATTTGCTCATCAATGACATAAATAAAGAGCTCCACACAATAATGATGACGATTTGTCTTTATTGGAGCATTACGCCTTGACCTCCCTGGAAGTATAAATGCCTCTTCCATGTTAGGAATATCAATAtaatgtttttcacaaaaagaagatacTTCATCAACCAATGCATCAAACCCATTATTCCTCATCCAATGTAGCCTTTCCTTGCATGATTTCACTAAAGttattgcattcacaatttcttgatctttcctttgcaatgcttgtgacaaatcatttgtgagtcccaatatgactttcatcaagaaaaggtgaaacacaaactcaaaagtaCGTATATctctcattaacttatttgctTCACCCGCACTTTCATTGGGATTATCATCAATAACCATTTGAAGCACATGAACCACAGATGAAAACATGGAAATGATGCTAATCAAGGTACCATAGTGTGAGTTCCATCGTGTGTCACCGGCACGTTTGAgacttgtttcttgatttaagcCTCGCCCCGTTATAAGACAATCATTTTCAAAAGCTATCACAAGCTCTTCTTGAAGTTGCTTTCTAAGTAAATCACGCTGCTTACAAGATGCTCCAACATGATTAACCACACTATTAGCCGTTGCAAAAAAAGAGGCAATGTCTATATTCTTCTTTGCTACGGCAACAAGAGCTAGTTGAAGTTGATGagcaaagcaatgaacataatatgcacaaggttgttctctcaatatctttgttttaaggtcATTCAACTCACCTCTCATATTGCTAGCACCATCATAACCTTGTCCTCGTAGCTTGGAAATGCTCAAACCGCAGCGAGAAAATAATGTGTCAATAGCATCCATTAGTGAACTTGAAGTAGTGTTGGTAACATGTTGGATACCCACAAATCTTTCAATTACATGCCCGTTGTCATCCACATAACGCAACACCATAGCCATTTGCTCTTTCACCGACACATCACGTGCTTCATCCACCAATATTGAAAAGAATCTATCTTTTAGACCATCCATGATAGCATCAAGTGTTTCAAGGGCACatgaattcacaatttctttttgAATGCTAGGAACTACTAATCTCAGATTCCCCGGAGCATTTTCCATCACAACTTCTCtaactttatcattattatctGCAAGGAATTGCAATAGCTCCAAGTAATTTCCCCTATTACTTGAAGTGGCACTTTCATCATGGCCACGAAAAGGAAGACCTTGCCGCAATAAAAACTTAGTGCACTTGATTGATGCATTCAAGCATGTGCAATAAGCCTTACGAGCTTGGTCAGAGTGTTTGCTCACTGCCGTTTCAATATGTGTAGCttgattcatcaaatttgtagcAGCTTCTCTAGCCTTATTATGAACACTCCCAACCGGTCCAACATGCATCttaaatctttctctccctttcttccaaGTCTTAAATCCATCTCCAGTGAAAGCTTCACTACCCACTTGTgcaaaattggttttaaagagatagcaatagagacaaaatgccgcatctttagatatactatactccaaccaatcaaactcatcaaaccATTGGGGAATGAAGCGTCGATTAATTCCCGACATATTAGTTATTGGGAAATTATGACCTCTAGGTTGACAAGGTCCTTTTTGTAGATATGATCTTCGGACCTCATCTCTCATATTAGCATCATAATCTATTATTCGAGTTCTCAATCCAGGATCCGCTTCAAGATTACCCAAAACATCATCTAACTGACTTTGCCTTGAATTTGGAGTTCTTGAACTACCAACAGTATTTGAACTATCAACATTATTCGAACTACCCGAACCCGATGATGACTTTCTTTTAAAAAACCGTTCCATAataattctacatatacaaaataatgaaaataaatactcacaatataaacaaaccatcaacataatcaaaataaatatgaattggatttcaattaaattaaatatctcatcttgcattctacatatacaaaataatgaaaataaaaactcacaatataaacaaaccatcaatataatcaaaataaatatgaattgaatttcaattaaattaaatatattctacatatacaaaatattcaaaataaatactcacaatataaacaaaccatcaacataatcaaaataaatatgaattggatttcaattaaattaaatatctcatcttgcatcctacatatacaaaataatgaaaataaaaactcacaatataaacaaaccatcaatataatcaaaataaatatgaattgaatttcaattaaattaaatatattctacatatacaaaatattcaaaataaatactcacaatataaacaaaccatcaacataatcaaaataagtatgaattggatttcaattaaattaaatatctcatcttgcattctacatatacaaaataatgaaaataaaaacttactTGAATTGTGAAATTTCACAATAACAATGAGCAAATACAAAGAGCAAAGCTGGTGGAGcaagggaggagatggagttggAGGCACCTTAATGGCGACAGcaagggaggagatggagttgagggtttaggggggATTGAGTTTGGAACTTAGGGTTGGAGgaggagaaaacaaaagaaatttggGGGTTTTGGAATGAAAGGCTTCGAATCTGTGTGAAATAGGGCTGAAAAGGACACGGTCGGTATTTTTTTTCTGTTCAGACCTGCCCAGGACACGCTgggcatttttttttgttcagatcattttaaaaaaattcctgggccaaaacgacgtcgttttgcccaggttttaaaaaaaaaaaaacaggcgCGCGCCTGCGCCTTCGTCTTCCTCTTGCCCAGCCGAGAATTCTTTCGGACCTTTCGTCGAACACTTGGTGTGCAGCCAAGGGGTCGCACCAGCAGCTCCAAGGGTCTCTAAGGTTGtttccatggcttccaaggggtcgtgcgaccccattgaccccactgtggatccgccactggATGTAGGGAGAAAGGaaggagaaaaggaagaagatgacacAACACTCGACCCCAATCGAAGCTAGAATCGATGCCACCGAAGAGCCTGGAAGAAGATCTCACAGAAATACTCACAACAGAGAGAAAGAAACTCTCACATAGCATTGCTTGCTCACAGGAGAGATGCCTTTTGAATCAACAATTCCACCCAATTGCCAATTCCAATTTTCAATTAAATAACAAGTAAAATAAAAAGCTCAATCGCCGTCTTGCTCTCTCACTTTTGCAGGCCATCGTCAATTTTGGACAAATGGAGACCCAAAACAGACCCAAAACTTTAAATTATACACACAGCCTGATTGATTATTAACTTACAAAAGTAATAGAATAATGTTGggaagatcaaaattttaaatcaaatttgtaaattaaatgatgtgtcaccaaaaTAAACACGCTAATCAACATtcaattaataattcaatcatcaaccaccaaatttgatttaaaattttaatctcccTAACACAAATGTCaaaatgttgatttttaatTCTTGCAACATTTTTCATTTGTTTCACATACCTACCATACTATTTTGGGACTAAATTTTACAAAAGACATTAACGTGCCAATTACAAGGCGATTTGGTTAGAACACTACTTGGCTGCTGCAAATTCAGCACCAACTTCTGCTTCTACCTAACAAATGAACACGTatccaaataattaaaagtGTAAACACCAATTAAACACGTGTATATCTGTAAGTTGAATAAAAACAGAAGCTGCTGATAAATTTCCGCAGCCAAGTAGTGGTGTACAACTAATGATGCTCATGAAAAAAGTCACAATCAATCCCACGAGGCATCAAACAATAAACAGTTCTCATCAActactaaaatataaaaaaatctagaaaaaaaaagataaaataaaaaggaataaGCTAATAAAAaagggaggcagattgtctgctgTCATGTTTGAGTGTCCCtcttatctttttttatttgtgtgATCACTATTAAGttatgtcaatattttatattcttattgttttatatcttattatttctataaaaaaaattaatataaaatattaacatgatttaatggtGTTGCACAAAATATAAGGGAATGGGAATGACAtcagggcagacaatctgcctccaatTAAAAAAGGGATTAAGCTAAactaatataaaaacaaaataaaaccctctCTCCTCCTCGCACGCTTGTATTTGCCAAAGTATCAAAAAAGTTCCCTCATTTCAGTGCCCGCCAGTCGTGCAAATTTCCAACTCcgtttatttttctctcttatttCTCACCATTCAATTTCCATCTTCCATCAGGTTCTCATAATTTCCACATTCCttatttttttcgatttttgtttgaattttaattttttttttctcgaaaAGCCGTTTACACTCTAATCCTCATCGGTTTAAATACTTAAACAAGGTCTGTTTCTTCTCCGACTCTATTTTGGCATTTTCTTATCTCCTTTCTGTGTCTCTGAGTCTGAAAATTGTGGAAGAATTGGGAAAATCCGGGGGAAGAAAAATGGCTTCCAACATTGGGATTATGGACAGTGCTTACTTTGTTGGGAGGAATGAGATTTTGACGTGGATCAACAATCGCCTTCAGCTGAACCTCTCTCGCATTGAAGaggttctctctttctctcattttttggttatttttttgggatttttgagaATTTCTGTGTTGAAAAGAAACGATCTTGATCTTGGGTTTGTCTGTCTGAGCATTACCCATTTGTTCAATTTGTGAAATGCTTTCtgggttccttttttttttttttttttttgtgaaatttttttttaatccactAAAATTGGGTGCATTAATTCGTAAATGGAAGTTAATGTATGACCCAACTGAACTAATTGTGTTTATGATTGGAAAGTTGAATGCTTTATCTGCTTTGAAATATGAAAGTTTGTTAATTATGCTACTTAGGAGTTGGCAACCTGTGTAATTTTGTTGACCCATTTGATTAGAGGTGACACTGCAGTGTGGGTTTCTGTTGTGTTTCACTAATTAAGTGATAGGAAGTAGTATACTGCTTCTGGATGAGCTGTGTATGGGGTGAGCCCATGTCTCACGTCGAAACCTTTAACATCATTAACCCTTGTCTTGAACTCAACTCAGAGTTTCGCCTTTTGAATAATTTATAGCAGTTCTGTACTCTTCGTAACATGGATGGATGGAACTAAAGCAGCTTTTGCGGTGAAAATTAAATTGTGATAGGCATTCATTGGTTTGTTCCCTAGGATATACGTCACATTGTGCGATTTTGATCCTTTAAGTTTCCTTCATTTGAAACGAACACTAAACTTCTTGTATTTATAACCGTGCAAACAAATGTGGCTAGGCTGCATCTGGTGCTGTGCAATGTCAAATGATGGATATGACCTATCCTGGTGTTGTTCCAATGCACAAGGTATCTGCGTGCCTCTgcatcttttatttatttgatcagCACATTGTGGTGGGATTAACATTTTTATTGCCGGACTGGCACCCCTCTTCGATTTCCTTCTATTTGGTTTATTGCAGGTCAATTTTGATGCGAAAACAGAATATGATATGATCCAGAATTATAAGGTTCTACAggaagtattcaacaagttaaAAATTGCGAAGGTATTTTCATTACGATGCTCCTCCACTCCTCgtcttttttttcataattggCTTTTGAGGAATAACCTTATTTTGAAAGTTATTTACAAAAACCTCCAATACATGCACTCACTTTTAGA is drawn from Malus domestica chromosome 14, GDT2T_hap1 and contains these coding sequences:
- the LOC139191269 gene encoding uncharacterized protein, encoding MERFFKRKSSSGSGSSNNVDSSNTVGSSRTPNSRQSQLDDVLGNLEADPGLRTRIIDYDANMRDEVRRSYLQKGPCQPRGHNFPITNMSGINRRFIPQWFDEFDWLEYSISKDAAFCLYCYLFKTNFAQVGSEAFTGDGFKTWKKGRERFKMHVGPVGSVHNKAREAATNLMNQATHIETAVSKHSDQARKAYCTCLNASIKCTKFLLRQGLPFRGHDESATSSNRGNYLELLQFLADNNDKVREVVMENAPGNLRLVVPSIQKEIVNSCALETLDAIMDGLKDRFFSILVDEARDVSVKEQMAMVLRYVDDNGHVIERFVGIQHVTNTTSSSLMDAIDTLFSRCGLSISKLRGQGYDGASNMRGELNDLKTKILREQPCAYYVHCFAHQLQLALVAVAKKNIDIASFFATANSVVNHVGASCKQRDLLRKQLQEELVIAFENDCLITGRGLNQETSLKRAGDTRWNSHYGTLISIISMFSSVVHVLQMVIDDNPNESAGEANKLMRDIRTFEFVFHLFLMKVILGLTNDLSQALQRKDQEIVNAITLVKSCKERLHWMRNNGFDALVDEVSSFCEKHYIDIPNMEEAFILPGRSRRNAPIKTNRHHYCVELFIYVIDEQITELEDCFNEVNTELLICLACLSPKDSFVAFDKPKLLRLAQFYPQDFSDEDHLALEDQLEIFIHYVRSSSDFSQLEGIGDLAKKMVETRMHQVFNYVYLLITLSLV